Proteins encoded by one window of uncultured Bacteroides sp.:
- a CDS encoding HD domain-containing protein codes for MNVIEIINKYYTPGRQLDILLIHSRSVTDKALQVAASHPELHLDKTFIEEAAMIHDIGIFLTNAHGIDCVGTEPYICHGYLGADLIRKEGFPRHALVCERHTGAGISAIEIEKSGLPLPHRDMLPVSLEEQVICFADKFFSKTHLDREKSVEAARKSIARFGGEGLKRFDNWCELFL; via the coding sequence ATGAATGTAATAGAGATTATTAATAAATATTATACTCCTGGCAGACAGCTTGATATTTTATTAATCCACAGCCGGTCGGTTACTGATAAAGCTTTACAGGTTGCCGCTTCTCATCCAGAACTTCATTTAGATAAAACTTTTATTGAAGAGGCTGCAATGATACATGATATAGGTATCTTTCTGACGAATGCTCATGGCATAGATTGCGTTGGCACAGAACCGTATATTTGCCATGGCTACTTGGGAGCAGACTTAATAAGGAAAGAAGGATTCCCCCGGCATGCTCTTGTATGCGAGCGCCATACAGGTGCTGGCATTTCAGCTATTGAAATAGAGAAAAGCGGATTACCACTCCCGCATCGTGATATGCTTCCAGTCTCTTTGGAAGAACAGGTGATCTGTTTTGCTGACAAGTTCTTTTCAAAAACACATCTTGACCGTGAAAAGAGTGTTGAGGCTGCCAGGAAATCTATTGCAAGATTTGGAGGTGAAGGATTAAAGCGCTTTGATAATTGGTGTGAGCTTTTTCTTTGA
- a CDS encoding mechanosensitive ion channel family protein, producing the protein MNPHDFFNITVFDITAKHVITFFVKAFFIYAITQIAVSFTKYLFRRSQKRKKVAFLDKTTVGFIQRIVVYALYIVGAAIFLSLIPGMEKVSSSILAGAGIMAMAIGFASQEALSNIIGGMFIVFAKPFRIGDSIKIDEIVNGTVSEITLRHTIIRSLDNRMIIIPNSKINSSTIVNSTIGEQETCSFVEVGVSYDTDLNKAIDVMREEIMRHPMLIDRRAPEEKQAGTPQVIIRVVELGNSAITLKAWAWAANAGNAFVLKCDLLKSIKERFDKENIEIPYPYNNVIVKK; encoded by the coding sequence ATGAATCCACACGATTTTTTCAATATTACAGTTTTTGATATTACAGCTAAACATGTAATCACTTTCTTCGTTAAAGCTTTTTTCATTTATGCTATTACCCAGATTGCTGTTTCATTTACTAAATATTTGTTCCGGCGTTCACAAAAAAGGAAGAAGGTTGCATTTCTTGATAAAACAACAGTTGGATTTATTCAACGCATTGTTGTTTATGCTCTTTATATAGTTGGTGCTGCTATTTTCCTTTCATTAATTCCAGGAATGGAGAAAGTAAGTAGTTCAATACTTGCCGGTGCGGGAATTATGGCGATGGCAATAGGCTTCGCATCACAGGAAGCTCTTTCAAATATTATTGGAGGAATGTTTATTGTTTTTGCCAAGCCTTTTAGAATAGGTGATTCTATAAAGATTGATGAAATTGTTAACGGAACCGTGTCAGAGATTACTCTTCGTCACACCATTATCCGTAGTCTGGACAATAGGATGATTATTATTCCTAACAGCAAAATAAACTCTAGTACCATTGTCAATTCAACCATTGGAGAACAAGAGACATGCAGCTTTGTTGAGGTGGGAGTTTCTTATGACACTGATCTGAATAAAGCAATTGATGTTATGAGAGAAGAAATAATGAGACATCCAATGCTCATTGACCGTCGTGCACCGGAAGAGAAACAAGCCGGCACTCCACAAGTCATTATTCGTGTAGTGGAACTTGGCAACTCAGCCATCACACTCAAGGCTTGGGCATGGGCAGCAAATGCAGGGAATGCTTTTGTTTTAAAATGTGACTTATTGAAATCAATCAAAGAACGTTTCGACAAAGAAAATATTGAAATTCCATATCCTTATAATAATGTTATAGTGAAGAAATAA
- the asnA gene encoding aspartate--ammonia ligase translates to MSYLIKPENYVPLLDLQQTELGIKQIKEFFQQNLSSELRLRRVTAPLFVLKGMGINDDLNGTERAVSFPIKELGDKEAEVVHSLAKWKRMTLADYNIEPGYGIYTDMNAIRSDEELGNLHSLYVDQWDWERVITAEERNIDFLKEIVNRIYAAMVRTEYMVCESYPQIKPCLPENLFFIHAEELRQLYPDMDSKGREHAITEKYGAVFIFGIGCKLGDGIEHDMRAPDYDDYSSPGIKGLPGLNGDLLVWNDVLKRSLELSSMGIRVDKEALLKQLKESGTENRKELYFHKRLLDGTLPLSIGGGIGQSRLCMYYLRKAHIGEIQASIWPAEMKKECEELNIPLI, encoded by the coding sequence ATGAGTTATTTAATAAAACCTGAAAATTACGTACCATTACTTGACTTGCAGCAAACCGAGCTAGGTATTAAACAGATCAAAGAGTTTTTTCAACAAAACTTATCTTCCGAATTAAGACTACGTCGTGTTACTGCTCCTTTATTTGTTCTAAAGGGAATGGGTATTAATGATGACCTTAACGGAACGGAACGTGCGGTATCCTTTCCTATTAAAGAATTGGGAGATAAAGAAGCTGAAGTGGTTCATTCACTTGCAAAATGGAAACGAATGACCCTTGCTGACTATAATATTGAGCCAGGATATGGCATTTATACTGATATGAATGCTATCCGTTCTGATGAAGAGCTTGGCAATCTGCATTCATTATATGTAGACCAATGGGACTGGGAACGTGTTATTACTGCAGAAGAACGTAATATTGATTTTCTGAAAGAAATAGTAAATCGTATCTATGCAGCTATGGTTCGCACTGAATACATGGTATGTGAGAGTTATCCACAAATCAAGCCTTGCCTACCTGAGAATTTATTTTTTATCCATGCAGAGGAACTTCGTCAGCTTTATCCGGATATGGATTCAAAAGGCAGAGAACATGCCATTACTGAAAAATATGGAGCAGTCTTTATCTTTGGCATTGGATGCAAGCTAGGTGACGGAATAGAACACGATATGCGTGCGCCAGATTACGATGACTACTCATCACCGGGGATTAAGGGCCTACCAGGATTGAATGGCGACTTACTGGTATGGAACGATGTATTAAAACGTTCTTTGGAACTATCTTCAATGGGAATCCGTGTTGACAAAGAAGCTTTGCTAAAACAACTTAAAGAAAGTGGTACAGAAAATCGCAAAGAGCTTTATTTCCACAAAAGATTGCTCGATGGAACTCTTCCTCTTAGCATCGGGGGTGGTATAGGCCAATCACGTCTTTGCATGTATTATTTACGTAAAGCACACATCGGAGAAATCCAGGCAAGCATCTGGCCAGCTGAAATGAAAAAGGAATGTGAAGAATTGAATATACCTTTAATCTAA
- a CDS encoding DUF1343 domain-containing protein, with amino-acid sequence MDKLLPMLRNKRVALVVNHTSIVNKKGTHLLDSLISCGIIVKKVFAPEHGFRGNADAGEQIKDGKDNKTGIPIISLYGKNKKPSKEQMADVDVVVFDIQDVGARFYTYISTMHYVMEACAETGKRLIITDRPNPCDYVDGPVMKSALRSFVGMHLIPLLHGCTVGELAQMINGEGWLEGKKKCPLTIIKVKNWKHGQPYSLSVKPSPNLINDHAISFYASLCPFEATNISLGRGTRTPFEVLGAPDKKYGEFTFTPVSLVGFEKNPMHKDQLCYGIDLRKVQSPKGFTLKYFIQFYNKSGQGAEFFTRPRWFDQLLGDASVRKEIIEGKSEAEIKAGWKQGLTKYKKMRAKYLLYTE; translated from the coding sequence ATGGATAAACTGCTACCAATGCTTCGGAATAAAAGGGTCGCATTAGTTGTGAATCATACTTCAATTGTCAATAAAAAAGGGACTCACCTTCTTGATTCTTTGATATCATGCGGCATTATTGTAAAAAAGGTTTTTGCACCTGAGCATGGATTCAGAGGGAATGCTGATGCAGGAGAACAAATCAAAGATGGAAAAGATAATAAAACCGGAATACCAATTATCTCTCTTTACGGAAAGAATAAAAAGCCTTCAAAAGAACAAATGGCTGATGTTGATGTTGTGGTTTTCGACATACAGGATGTGGGAGCACGATTTTACACATACATCAGCACTATGCATTATGTGATGGAAGCTTGTGCCGAAACTGGCAAGAGATTGATTATCACTGATCGTCCCAACCCGTGTGATTATGTAGACGGACCGGTTATGAAATCGGCCTTACGTTCCTTTGTGGGTATGCATTTAATCCCTCTTCTTCACGGATGCACAGTAGGAGAACTGGCGCAAATGATTAATGGTGAAGGATGGCTGGAAGGCAAAAAGAAATGTCCACTCACAATTATCAAGGTAAAGAACTGGAAACATGGTCAGCCGTACTCGTTATCTGTGAAACCATCTCCAAACCTTATTAATGATCATGCAATAAGCTTTTATGCATCTCTTTGCCCGTTTGAAGCTACTAATATCAGCTTAGGAAGAGGAACCCGCACCCCTTTTGAAGTTCTTGGTGCACCAGATAAGAAATATGGAGAATTTACCTTTACTCCCGTAAGTCTTGTTGGATTTGAAAAGAATCCAATGCATAAAGATCAGCTATGCTATGGAATTGATTTACGCAAAGTTCAATCTCCCAAAGGGTTTACTCTAAAATACTTTATTCAGTTCTATAACAAATCCGGTCAAGGAGCCGAATTCTTTACCCGCCCCCGCTGGTTTGACCAATTGCTTGGCGATGCTTCCGTTCGCAAAGAGATTATTGAAGGAAAAAGTGAAGCAGAGATAAAAGCGGGCTGGAAGCAAGGACTGACTAAGTATAAAAAAATGCGGGCTAAGTATTTACTCTATACGGAGTAG
- the ung gene encoding uracil-DNA glycosylase, with product MNVLIEESWKKHLAPEFEADYFSRLTNFIREEYSHYTVYPPGKLIFNAFNSCPFDKVKVVIIGQDPYHEPGQAHGLCFSVNDGVQFPPSLQNIFKEIESDLGTPAPASGNLTRWTEQGVLLMNATLTVRAHQAGSHQKKGWEEFTDAAIRHLAEEREHLVFILWGSYAQKKGAVIDRSKHLVLTSAHPSPLSAYRGFFGNGHFSKANEYLQKHGQEPIIW from the coding sequence ATGAACGTACTGATTGAAGAGAGCTGGAAGAAACATCTGGCACCAGAATTTGAAGCCGACTATTTTAGTCGGCTTACTAATTTTATACGGGAAGAGTATAGCCACTATACAGTATATCCCCCGGGAAAACTTATTTTCAATGCCTTTAATAGCTGCCCGTTTGATAAGGTAAAAGTTGTAATTATAGGTCAGGATCCTTACCATGAACCCGGACAAGCACATGGTTTATGTTTTTCGGTGAACGACGGAGTGCAGTTCCCACCTTCTTTACAGAATATTTTTAAGGAAATAGAGAGCGACCTAGGCACCCCTGCTCCTGCTAGCGGTAATCTTACCCGGTGGACCGAGCAAGGAGTTTTGCTAATGAATGCAACTCTTACTGTACGTGCCCATCAGGCTGGCTCGCATCAAAAGAAAGGATGGGAAGAATTTACAGATGCTGCAATCCGCCACCTGGCCGAAGAGCGTGAACATCTTGTTTTCATCCTGTGGGGATCATATGCACAAAAGAAGGGTGCAGTAATAGACAGAAGCAAGCATCTGGTTCTTACCTCTGCTCACCCCTCTCCTCTTTCTGCTTACCGGGGATTTTTTGGAAACGGACATTTCAGCAAGGCCAATGAATACTTGCAGAAACATGGACAGGAACCTATAATCTGGTAA
- a CDS encoding NAD(P)-dependent oxidoreductase, whose protein sequence is MKNIAIIGASGFVGSVLLKEALDRGHKVTAIVRNPENIKLNHPNLTIKQGDVMIADTVEELIKGCDTVISAFNPGWSNPMVYRDTQKAYSFIFEGAKKAGIKRIIIVGGAGSLLINGTRLIDMGMAEETLLPGAKSLAALLYSLQNNEKELDWVFFSPAANIIFGERTGKFRLGKDDLITDSEGKSYISVEDYALAMIDEVENPQHHFERFTIGY, encoded by the coding sequence ATGAAAAATATAGCAATCATAGGAGCCAGCGGATTTGTGGGTTCTGTTCTTTTAAAAGAGGCATTGGATAGAGGACACAAAGTAACGGCAATAGTTCGTAACCCCGAAAATATTAAATTAAATCACCCTAACCTCACAATCAAACAGGGTGATGTAATGATTGCAGATACTGTTGAGGAACTGATAAAGGGATGCGACACTGTGATTAGTGCTTTTAATCCTGGCTGGTCAAATCCTATGGTTTACAGAGATACACAAAAAGCATATTCTTTTATTTTTGAAGGAGCAAAAAAAGCAGGAATAAAAAGAATAATAATCGTGGGCGGAGCCGGTAGTCTGCTTATTAACGGAACACGTCTTATAGATATGGGTATGGCTGAAGAAACACTTTTGCCGGGCGCCAAATCTTTGGCAGCACTTCTTTATTCATTGCAAAATAATGAAAAAGAGCTGGACTGGGTATTCTTCTCACCTGCTGCAAACATTATTTTCGGAGAACGAACCGGAAAGTTTCGTTTGGGAAAAGATGACCTGATAACAGACTCTGAAGGTAAAAGTTATATTTCCGTGGAAGATTATGCTTTAGCTATGATTGATGAGGTGGAGAACCCGCAGCATCACTTTGAACGTTTCACCATTGGATATTAA